The genomic interval CCCAGGAACTCCTGCGGCGCTGGCTGCCGCCCGCGTCCGCCGTACTCGACGTCGGCGGCGCGACCGGCATCCATGCGCGCTGGCTGGCCGCGGACGGCCATCAGGTCACGCTCGTCGATCCGGTCGGCGAACATGTAGACCAGGCGGCCTCCGTGGGGACGTTCCACGCCGAGGTCGGCGACGCTCGCCAACTGCAGCAGGCCGATGCGAGTGTGGACGTCACGCTCCTGCTCGGCCCGCTCTATCACCTGGTCGAGGCGGCCGATCGCGCCCAGGCGTTGTCCGAGGCGCGCCGCGTGACGCGACCGGGCGGCCTGGTGATCGCGGCCGGCATCAGCCGGTACGCCGGTCTCCTCGAGGCCGGGAGCAATGGTTTCCTCACGCCGGAGAACCTGCCCGTGTTCACCGAGGCCTTCGCCTCGGGCTGCACCGACGGCAAGGCCGGGTTCACCGTCGCGTACTTCCACCACGCCGAAGAGCTGGCTACCGAGCTCACCACCGCCGGCCTCACCGACGTCGAGGTCCTGGCCGTCGAAGGACCCGCCACGAACGTCCTCCAGAACACCCCGCCCGACGCCGCGGAGGCCCTCCTCCCGTCCGCCGTCCTCCTCGCCCGCCAGGTCGAGTCCGACCCGAACCTCAGGGCGGCCAGCCCGCACTTCCTGGCCCGTGGCCGCCGCTGATCGTCGCTGCCCTTTCGGGCAAGAGGGTGCCGGCTGTCCAGGGCGTGTCGGTCGCGAAACGATGTCAATAGCTGCAACTTGGTTTTCGGCCAGGTGGTCCAGGCCGCAACATCAGCCGGTGGCCGGCACTGGGGGTGTTCCGGCTGCTTTGGTGAATGGGTGGGACCGGCGTGGGGCCGGTACTGGGGAGAAGCGGGGAAGTCATGGCCGACAAGCCGGCGCCCAAGCCTGGTCATTTCCTGCCTGGCGGCGAGGGTGAGCAGGGGACGACGGACGCTCAGCGACCAAGCGTGCCTCCGGTCACGCCGATCACGCCGCCCGGCGGTTCCGCACCGCTGGCCGCACCCACACCGCGACTGAGCGGCGAGGCGCCGCCGACCCCGCCCCAACTGCAAGGGAGCCGGATCGACTCCCGCCGTACGACGCTGTCCGGCAGCCGGCTCGGACCGCCGCCGGCCGGTGACCGCGCGGCCGCGGCGTACCGGGAGGTGTTCCACCCGGAGCCGATCCCGTTCGACCCGACGAAACGGCGGTCGAAGGGCCTGATCGCGCTGATCGTGGTCTGCGCGCTGCTCGTCGTCGCCGGCATCGCGACGTTCGCCGTCAAGGTGTTCTCGTCCGACCGCTTCAGCGTGAACCCGATGGTGACGCCGTCCGTGAAGCCGACCGGCGAGCCGTCGGTCACCGAACCGGTCGGGAAGGGTACGCCGGACGCGGACATCGTCGGCAAGAACGCGATCTATGCGGCCGGGGCGATGCCGGTGGTGAAGTGCCAGGAGCCCGCGTTCCGGCCGACGTCGATGGAGAACGTGCGCTCGTACTACCAGGCGCTGACGGCTTGTATGGACAAGGCCTGGAAGCCGATCGTGACCAAGGCCGGCTTCGAGTTCCGGTCGCCGCGGCTGATCATCTACGCGGAGGGCGACGAGACCGCGTGCGGCGTACAGAAGGACCTCGCGCTGTACTGCCAGGACGAGGACGGCGGCAGCGCGACGATGCCCTGGCAGGAGCTCGTCGAGCAGTACCCGACGCACAAGGCCGAGATCCGCGCGGAGATGGCGCAGTCGTTCGCGTTCGTGTACGGCGTCCACGTGCAGAACCTGACCGGGATGGCCGACGCGTCCGACAACCTCGCCGACACGGCCGCGAGCAAGGCCGGGCAGTTCGAGCAGCAGCGGCGGGCCGCCCTGCAGGCGTACTGCTTCGGCGCCGTGTTCTTCGGTGCGGCCAAGAACAGCTTCCCGCTCCGCGGCGAACTGCTGCGGCAGTGGAACGGGCTGATCCAGCGCCGCGGCGACGACAAGACCAAGGACAAGACCCCCGACCACGGCTCGAGCAAGAGCCTGACCCTGTGGATGAACCAGGGCTTCGCGACAACCAACCCGGGCAGCTGCAACACTTTCGTCGCAGCATCCGCGAAGGTCAGCTGAGCGAGATGGGAATGGCCGATGTCTGACTCCGAGGACGGTACGCCGAAGCCGGGACACTTCCTGCCCGGCGGCAGCGACGAGCCGGCCGCCGGCACCCGCCCGCTCACGCTGCGGAGCTCGCAACCAGGCGGTCTCGGGAAGGCGCGCTCGGTCGCCCTCGAGGACGCCCCGGCGCGCCGCAAGGCCCGCCCGATCCCGACCGAACCGGGCACCACGAGCGACTACAGCGGCCCACCGGTCGCCCCGCTCACCGGCGTACCGGCGCCGCCGTTGACCGGCACCCGCCGCATCGGCGGCCAGCGCTCGACCGGCTGGCACAAGAACCCGTCCCGCGGCGTACCGCAGTTCTCGACGGAGCCGCCGCCGGTCAAACCGCCCCGCCACTACTCCCGCCGGGTCGTCGCCGGCCTGTCCGCCCTGGTCCTGGTCATGCTCACCGGCGCCACCGTCGCCGGCTTCAAACTCATCAACTCCTACGACACCAGAGTCGACAACCCCCTCTCCCAGCCATCGGTCAAGAAGTCCCAGGTCCCCCTCCCCGTCCCCCCGGACCCAACGGTGACGGTCACGGCGACCACGGTGCCTGACCTGGAGAGGCTCCGGCAGAACGCGGTGTACAAGGCCGGGTTGGTCGCCTCGGTGAGCTGCAAGGAGCCGGCGATCAAGCCGAACTCCCAGTCGGCGATCCTCCGCTACTACAAGGCGCTCCTGCCCTGTCTGGACAAGGCCTGGGCGCCGGTGATCAAGGCCTCGAAGTACGAGTTCCGCTCGCCGAAGGTCGTACTGCAGACCAGTCAGCCGAACGCGACGACCGACTGCACCGGTGAGGAGGACGTCGCCTACTACTGCGGGGAAGACGAGAGCATCAACATCAGCTGGAAGAACGACCTCAAGTACTACAAGGACGATCCGGTCGCGGCCCGGGTCTGGATGATGGACACGATGGCGCACGAGTACGGCCACCACGTCCAGGAGATGACCGAGATGCTCACCGCGGCGTGGTCGCGCGAAGGCTGGGCGAAGACCAAGACCGAGGAACTCGAGTGGTCCCGCCGCAAAGAGCTGCAGGCGACCTGTTTCGGCGCGGCCTTCCTCGGCGCCAACAAGAAGTCGCTCGGGCTGTCGGGTGACAAGCTCCGGATCTGGCAGTGGGAGGCGCAGCACTCCGGCGACGAGTACAACCCGAAGAAGGTCCGCGACCACGGCTCCCGCAAGAGCAACTGGGCCTGGTCCGATCCCGCCTTCAAATCCGCCAACCCCGCCTCCTGCAACACGTTCGTCGCCTCCGCCGCCAAGGTGAGCTGATGCACCGCGGGGTCGTGGCGGCTCTCCTCGGGCTGGCCGTCGCGGTCTCCGCCGGCTGCGCGCCCTCGCGTGCGCCTGCGGCCGGATCCACAATCTCAGCCGCGGTTCCATCTGTGACGCCGAGTCCCACTCCCAGTCCGACGCCGACGCCGAAACCCAGCCGGGTGCCGACCGCGCCGAAGACCGTGCGGGTGCCGCCGAAGGCACCGGAGGCGACCCCGACGTACCGATCGCTGGAGAAGACCTACCTGGTCCGCAACAAGATCTACTCGACGGGTCAGGTTCCGGCGGTGCCCTGCGAGTTGCCACAGATCGCGCTGACGACGCGGAGGGAAGTGCAGCTGTACGCGAGCGCGGTCCTGGGCTGTCTCCAGCGAGCCTGGAAGCCGGTCGTCGAGCGTTCGGACGTCGTGTTCTCCTCCGCAAACGTGTACGCCGTCAATGCCGGCTCGAAGACGCGCTGCGGGATCCTCACCAAGGAAGTCGGTGGGTTCTACTGCTCCGCGGGCTCCGGGATCTATCTCGACTGGCGGCAGTTCGTCGAGGAGGACGCGTACGACCGGGTGTGGGCCGGTGTGTACCTCCAGTTCACGATGGCGCACGAGTTCGGGCACCACGTGCAGGAACTGGTCGGGATCTCGTCGTACTTCGAGGACCGCTGGGACCGGACCACCGGCGCGGCGCAACTCGAGCAGATGCGCCGCCACGAACTGCAGGCGTCCTGCTTCGCCTCCGCCTTCATCGGCGCGAATCAGCAAACCCTTCACCTGTACGACGAGGACAGGTTGCAGGACTACGAGGACGCGGCGTACTCCGGTGACGACGACCCACCCGCCGTCAAACCGGAGCACGGCTCACGCAAGAGCAGCACAGCCTGGGCCGAAGCCGCCTTCAAAGCCAAGTCCCCCTCCGCCTGCAACACCTGGTCCGTCCCACCCAGCAAGGTCACCTAACATGCCAAACCGCATCACGCTCGCGGTAGCCGTCACCCTGAGCGTCCTGTTCGCAGGAGCATGTACGCCGCACAACACCTCCGCAGCAGCCGATCCAGCGCCGACTCCGACACCGACTCCGACACTGACGCCGACTCCCACGCCGGTGGCGACTCGACGGGCGGTGCAGACGGTGGTTACGCCGACTTCGCCGGATGATTCGCTTCTCGTCGGGAACGGGCTGTACACGGCCGGCAAGGTGCGCGGGGTGCGGTGCGTGTTGCCGGGCACAGCGCCCAAGGACAACGCAGGGATCGTTCGGTACGCGCGGACGCTGGTGGACTGTTTGAATCGGGCTTGGGCACCGTTGGTTCCGCGCGCGGACGTCGAGTTCACGCCGGCCGCACTCGTCCCTTTCGGAAGTGGTGGTTGTGATCCCGCGGTGGACGCCGACGATCGCGGGGCGTACTACGACACGGGAGAGGATGCCATCTGTCTCGGCTGGCACACGTTCGCGGTCGAGGAGGCCGGCTGGCGAACAATCCGGCTCTTGCACACGCTCGCGCACGAGTACGGTCATCACCTGCAGACGCTGACCGGCATCATGACGATGTACGACACAGGTCAGCTGCCGTTCAAGTCTGATGAGCTGGAGCGCAACCGCAGGATGGAACTCCAGGCGAGCTGCTTCGCCGCAGCCTTCCTCGGCGCCGAACGGAAACCCCTCGGCCTGACCGGCGACCGCCTCGACACGTTCTACTACTTCGTCACCCATGCCGGCGACGAGAACGCCCCCGAACATGTGCCCGACCACGGCAGCCGCAAGAACCACGGCTACTGGAGCGAGCTGGGCTTCCGCTCCGCCAACCCCGTCTCCTGCAACACATTCACAGCACCGCCCAAGCGGGTCAGCTGAGTTTGAGTTTGAAGCCCTCGTGGGAGTTGGTGAAGCCCAGGGTGGTGTAGAAGCGGTGGGCGTTGGTGCGGGATTTGTCCGAGGTGAGTTGGACCATGGTGCAGCCCCGGGTGCGGGATTCTTCGATGGCCCACTGGATCAGGGTGGTGCCGAGGCCGGCGCCGCGGGCGGGGGCGGCGACCCGGACGGCTTCGATCAGGCCGCGGGTGGAACCGCGCCGGGACAGGCCGGGGATGAACGTCAGCTGCAGCGTGCCGATCACCTC from Kribbella sp. NBC_00709 carries:
- a CDS encoding class I SAM-dependent methyltransferase produces the protein MVDLDPLILTFYRDRYVEDDRLIRSGHGRLEFLRTQELLRRWLPPASAVLDVGGATGIHARWLAADGHQVTLVDPVGEHVDQAASVGTFHAEVGDARQLQQADASVDVTLLLGPLYHLVEAADRAQALSEARRVTRPGGLVIAAGISRYAGLLEAGSNGFLTPENLPVFTEAFASGCTDGKAGFTVAYFHHAEELATELTTAGLTDVEVLAVEGPATNVLQNTPPDAAEALLPSAVLLARQVESDPNLRAASPHFLARGRR
- a CDS encoding GNAT family N-acetyltransferase: MTEVLIRRATAADVGPIVTMIADDQLGATRESADDLTPYLAAFEQIDADPNQLLVVAERNDEVIGTLQLTFIPGLSRRGSTRGLIEAVRVAAPARGAGLGTTLIQWAIEESRTRGCTMVQLTSDKSRTNAHRFYTTLGFTNSHEGFKLKLS
- a CDS encoding neutral zinc metallopeptidase codes for the protein MSDSEDGTPKPGHFLPGGSDEPAAGTRPLTLRSSQPGGLGKARSVALEDAPARRKARPIPTEPGTTSDYSGPPVAPLTGVPAPPLTGTRRIGGQRSTGWHKNPSRGVPQFSTEPPPVKPPRHYSRRVVAGLSALVLVMLTGATVAGFKLINSYDTRVDNPLSQPSVKKSQVPLPVPPDPTVTVTATTVPDLERLRQNAVYKAGLVASVSCKEPAIKPNSQSAILRYYKALLPCLDKAWAPVIKASKYEFRSPKVVLQTSQPNATTDCTGEEDVAYYCGEDESINISWKNDLKYYKDDPVAARVWMMDTMAHEYGHHVQEMTEMLTAAWSREGWAKTKTEELEWSRRKELQATCFGAAFLGANKKSLGLSGDKLRIWQWEAQHSGDEYNPKKVRDHGSRKSNWAWSDPAFKSANPASCNTFVASAAKVS
- a CDS encoding neutral zinc metallopeptidase, whose translation is MHRGVVAALLGLAVAVSAGCAPSRAPAAGSTISAAVPSVTPSPTPSPTPTPKPSRVPTAPKTVRVPPKAPEATPTYRSLEKTYLVRNKIYSTGQVPAVPCELPQIALTTRREVQLYASAVLGCLQRAWKPVVERSDVVFSSANVYAVNAGSKTRCGILTKEVGGFYCSAGSGIYLDWRQFVEEDAYDRVWAGVYLQFTMAHEFGHHVQELVGISSYFEDRWDRTTGAAQLEQMRRHELQASCFASAFIGANQQTLHLYDEDRLQDYEDAAYSGDDDPPAVKPEHGSRKSSTAWAEAAFKAKSPSACNTWSVPPSKVT
- a CDS encoding neutral zinc metallopeptidase is translated as MPNRITLAVAVTLSVLFAGACTPHNTSAAADPAPTPTPTPTLTPTPTPVATRRAVQTVVTPTSPDDSLLVGNGLYTAGKVRGVRCVLPGTAPKDNAGIVRYARTLVDCLNRAWAPLVPRADVEFTPAALVPFGSGGCDPAVDADDRGAYYDTGEDAICLGWHTFAVEEAGWRTIRLLHTLAHEYGHHLQTLTGIMTMYDTGQLPFKSDELERNRRMELQASCFAAAFLGAERKPLGLTGDRLDTFYYFVTHAGDENAPEHVPDHGSRKNHGYWSELGFRSANPVSCNTFTAPPKRVS
- a CDS encoding neutral zinc metallopeptidase — protein: MADKPAPKPGHFLPGGEGEQGTTDAQRPSVPPVTPITPPGGSAPLAAPTPRLSGEAPPTPPQLQGSRIDSRRTTLSGSRLGPPPAGDRAAAAYREVFHPEPIPFDPTKRRSKGLIALIVVCALLVVAGIATFAVKVFSSDRFSVNPMVTPSVKPTGEPSVTEPVGKGTPDADIVGKNAIYAAGAMPVVKCQEPAFRPTSMENVRSYYQALTACMDKAWKPIVTKAGFEFRSPRLIIYAEGDETACGVQKDLALYCQDEDGGSATMPWQELVEQYPTHKAEIRAEMAQSFAFVYGVHVQNLTGMADASDNLADTAASKAGQFEQQRRAALQAYCFGAVFFGAAKNSFPLRGELLRQWNGLIQRRGDDKTKDKTPDHGSSKSLTLWMNQGFATTNPGSCNTFVAASAKVS